In Meiothermus ruber DSM 1279, the following proteins share a genomic window:
- a CDS encoding branched-chain amino acid ABC transporter permease, which yields MRNPWAQTGNYRTSYVQDTTIFANYREIVSVVLLLVGLCILPLFLERSQVLVLNFILIYAIAVLGLNITTGYAGLISVGQAAFMGVGAYTVALSAPSLPFWLTIPLGGFTAAIIGFIVGIPSLRVKHLYLVLATLAFQEIFVWVVGRSPALAQGAAIPVEMRNFLGLEIGFRNHNYFWYYVILFVLVLMVMAWRNLLRGKYGRALIAVRDNDRAADAMGMDPGRTKLMAFALGAFYGGVAGGLLAYMQRAVVVEEFTLSRSVALLAMAIVGGLGTVVGSLLGPAFIEFLRLYVERLSEWMKSNAFIQSITPAGVDVASALLPLSFGLVIVLFLIFEPRGLYNWWRLLRSYFRTWPFRY from the coding sequence ATGCGTAACCCCTGGGCCCAGACCGGCAACTACCGCACCTCCTACGTGCAGGACACCACCATCTTTGCCAATTACCGCGAGATTGTCTCGGTGGTGCTGCTTTTGGTGGGGCTGTGCATTCTGCCGCTGTTTCTCGAGCGCTCGCAGGTGTTGGTGCTCAACTTTATCCTGATTTATGCCATTGCAGTGCTGGGGCTTAACATCACCACCGGATACGCGGGCCTGATCAGCGTGGGGCAGGCGGCCTTTATGGGGGTGGGGGCTTATACGGTGGCCTTAAGCGCACCCAGCCTACCCTTCTGGCTGACCATTCCCCTGGGGGGCTTTACGGCGGCCATCATCGGGTTCATTGTGGGGATTCCCAGCCTCCGGGTCAAACACCTCTATCTGGTGCTGGCTACGCTGGCTTTTCAGGAGATTTTCGTCTGGGTGGTGGGGCGCAGCCCGGCCCTGGCCCAGGGGGCGGCCATTCCAGTGGAGATGCGCAACTTTTTGGGCCTGGAAATCGGTTTCCGCAACCACAACTACTTCTGGTATTACGTCATCCTGTTTGTGCTGGTGCTGATGGTGATGGCCTGGCGCAACCTCTTGCGGGGCAAGTATGGCCGCGCCCTTATCGCCGTGCGCGACAACGACCGCGCGGCGGATGCCATGGGCATGGATCCGGGCCGTACCAAGCTGATGGCCTTTGCCCTGGGGGCCTTTTATGGCGGGGTGGCCGGGGGCTTGCTGGCCTATATGCAGCGGGCGGTGGTGGTGGAGGAGTTTACCCTAAGCCGCTCGGTGGCGCTCCTGGCTATGGCCATCGTGGGCGGCCTGGGCACGGTGGTGGGCAGCCTACTGGGCCCGGCCTTTATCGAGTTCCTGCGGCTTTACGTGGAGCGCCTCTCCGAATGGATGAAGTCCAACGCCTTCATCCAGAGCATCACCCCGGCTGGTGTGGATGTGGCCTCGGCCCTGCTACCCCTTTCCTTCGGTTTGGTGATTGTGCTGTTTTTGATCTTTGAGCCGAGGGGCCTCTACAACTGGTGGCGGCTTTTACGAAGTTATTTCCGAACGTGGCCGTTCAGATACTAG
- a CDS encoding ABC transporter substrate-binding protein, which produces MKRAMILATMAFLGLAMAQGRTVNLLWSGAVTGPTSDVGGPYGAGVEDYCRYANEQKLIPNVTLNCTVRDDQYQNPNTQRIFEEALDRAKPAIYLGYSTGAMLQLKPLINEVKMPTIPASAHIGLIDPPNNQYMFLPVSSYSEQVVALMEYINRTTKNAKIALVINPSPFGRAVVDHARRAAQRLGQTIVDVREVGSGNLDNTALLRALDAAGAQFIIHQNVAGPVANILKDAQRLGLNRKIRQMGAVYTGGSDLIRLAGEAAEGFLWASSYYTLDENAPGINLQKQLAQKYNRSADILNSTNYTAGMLAAAIAVEAMRRAGQRFNGRIDNETVYQALIGMNGPNAFKPGFAVSTKAGIEIDFTRSEQTGAEGLRVLEARGGKFVPVTEPFTSALFRQVRNP; this is translated from the coding sequence ATGAAGCGAGCGATGATTTTGGCGACAATGGCCTTCCTGGGGCTGGCTATGGCCCAGGGGCGCACGGTAAACCTGCTGTGGTCGGGGGCCGTGACCGGCCCGACCTCAGATGTGGGAGGGCCTTACGGGGCGGGTGTGGAGGACTACTGCAGGTACGCCAACGAGCAAAAGCTGATCCCCAACGTAACCCTGAACTGCACGGTGCGCGACGACCAGTACCAGAACCCCAACACCCAGCGCATCTTTGAGGAAGCCCTGGATCGGGCCAAGCCAGCTATTTACCTGGGCTACTCCACCGGGGCCATGCTGCAACTCAAGCCCCTCATCAACGAGGTGAAGATGCCCACCATTCCGGCCTCGGCCCACATCGGGCTGATTGACCCACCCAACAACCAGTACATGTTCCTGCCGGTGAGCAGCTACTCCGAGCAGGTGGTGGCTTTGATGGAGTACATCAACCGCACCACCAAGAACGCCAAGATTGCCCTGGTGATTAACCCCAGCCCCTTTGGGCGGGCGGTGGTGGATCATGCCCGCCGGGCTGCTCAGCGGCTGGGGCAGACCATCGTGGATGTGCGGGAAGTGGGGAGTGGCAACCTGGACAACACCGCGCTGCTGCGGGCCCTGGATGCGGCAGGGGCGCAGTTTATCATCCACCAGAACGTAGCCGGGCCGGTGGCCAATATCCTCAAAGACGCCCAGCGCCTGGGTTTGAACCGCAAGATTCGTCAGATGGGGGCGGTGTACACCGGTGGCTCGGATCTGATCCGCCTGGCGGGGGAGGCCGCTGAGGGTTTCTTGTGGGCCAGCAGCTACTATACCCTGGACGAGAACGCCCCGGGCATCAACCTGCAAAAACAACTGGCCCAGAAATACAACCGCAGCGCCGACATCCTCAACTCCACCAACTACACCGCCGGGATGCTGGCGGCGGCCATCGCGGTGGAGGCCATGCGCCGGGCCGGGCAGCGTTTTAATGGGCGCATTGACAACGAGACCGTCTATCAGGCCCTGATTGGTATGAACGGCCCCAACGCCTTTAAGCCTGGTTTTGCAGTTTCCACCAAGGCCGGTATCGAGATTGACTTTACCCGCAGCGAGCAAACCGGCGCCGAGGGCCTGCGGGTGCTGGAGGCCAGGGGCGGTAAATTTGTGCCGGTAACCGAGCCCTTCACTTCAGCGCTCTTCCGGCAGGTGCGGAACCCCTAA
- a CDS encoding ABC transporter ATP-binding protein, whose amino-acid sequence MRPEDLGNILLEVNNIEVVYKDIIQVLRGVSLKVPEGQITALLGPNGAGKTTTLRAISGLLVPEDGKVVSGSILYRGENIANKPPEQIVLKGIVQVPEGRRVFKHLTVEENLRVGAVTRRDGAKVREDLERIYHYFPKLALIRTRLAGYCSGGEQQMLAIGRALLANPKLLLLDEPSLGLAPLLVREIFDIVAQINAEEGVTVLVVEQNARVALSVAHYGYIMESGRIALEGTREYLETNPDVKEFYLGVAKSGGRKSFKDVKSYRRRKRFM is encoded by the coding sequence ATGCGCCCCGAAGACCTTGGGAACATCCTGCTGGAAGTCAACAACATTGAGGTGGTGTACAAGGACATCATCCAGGTGCTGCGCGGGGTATCGCTGAAGGTGCCCGAAGGGCAGATCACCGCCTTGCTGGGCCCCAACGGAGCTGGGAAAACCACCACCTTGCGGGCCATCTCGGGGTTGCTGGTGCCCGAGGACGGCAAGGTGGTCTCGGGCTCCATTCTGTACCGGGGTGAAAACATCGCCAACAAGCCGCCCGAGCAGATTGTGCTGAAGGGCATTGTGCAGGTGCCGGAGGGGCGGCGGGTGTTCAAGCACCTCACCGTTGAGGAGAACCTGCGGGTGGGTGCGGTGACCCGGCGGGATGGGGCCAAGGTAAGAGAGGATCTCGAGCGCATCTACCACTACTTCCCCAAGCTGGCGCTGATCAGAACCCGCCTGGCTGGCTACTGCTCGGGGGGGGAGCAGCAGATGCTGGCCATTGGGCGGGCCCTGCTGGCCAACCCCAAGCTCTTGCTGCTGGACGAGCCAAGTTTGGGTCTGGCCCCCCTGCTGGTACGGGAAATTTTTGACATTGTGGCCCAGATCAACGCCGAGGAGGGCGTGACGGTGTTGGTGGTGGAACAAAACGCTCGAGTAGCCCTTTCGGTGGCCCATTATGGCTACATCATGGAGTCGGGCCGGATTGCCCTCGAGGGCACCAGGGAATACCTGGAAACCAACCCTGATGTAAAGGAGTTCTACTTGGGTGTAGCCAAGTCGGGCGGGCGCAAGAGCTTCAAGGACGTCAAAAGCTACCGCCGGCGCAAGCGCTTTATGTGA
- a CDS encoding metal-sulfur cluster assembly factor — protein sequence MSETTLPTKEQVLEALKVVRDPEIPVNVVDLGLVYEVEVKEGGIVDITMTLTSIGCPAQDIVKADAEIAVMRLAGVNAVNVEFVWTPPWTPARMTEDGKRQMRMFGFNV from the coding sequence ATGAGCGAGACCACGCTGCCCACCAAAGAACAGGTTCTGGAGGCCCTCAAGGTAGTGCGCGACCCGGAGATTCCGGTGAACGTGGTGGATCTGGGGCTGGTCTACGAGGTCGAAGTCAAGGAAGGGGGCATTGTGGACATCACCATGACCCTTACCTCTATCGGCTGCCCCGCGCAGGATATCGTCAAAGCCGATGCCGAGATAGCGGTTATGCGCCTGGCGGGGGTTAATGCCGTGAATGTGGAGTTTGTCTGGACACCGCCCTGGACGCCGGCCCGTATGACTGAAGACGGCAAGCGTCAGATGCGGATGTTTGGCTTTAACGTTTGA
- a CDS encoding DUF3197 domain-containing protein — MEIVGLRGAPQETLRALKEALKGVSFPEALAIYITDWQDQRAQARFALFVRQGKHRVLSRDAFGPRFGLEGDAALKDLTLWLIERGVTDFKEAVVAPSEFAALFELEAEEAQKLIMASANPTDPMLYIKREFTSRM, encoded by the coding sequence ATGGAAATTGTTGGCCTTCGCGGCGCGCCCCAAGAAACCCTTCGAGCCCTCAAGGAAGCCCTGAAGGGCGTTAGTTTCCCCGAGGCCCTGGCGATCTATATCACCGACTGGCAGGATCAGCGAGCCCAGGCCCGCTTTGCCCTCTTTGTGCGGCAGGGCAAGCACCGCGTCTTGAGCCGGGATGCCTTCGGCCCGCGGTTTGGCCTCGAGGGCGACGCAGCGCTCAAAGACCTCACCCTCTGGCTGATCGAACGGGGCGTGACCGATTTCAAAGAAGCCGTGGTAGCCCCCTCGGAGTTCGCGGCGTTGTTTGAGCTCGAGGCGGAAGAAGCCCAGAAGCTGATTATGGCCAGCGCCAACCCCACCGACCCCATGCTCTACATCAAACGGGAATTCACCAGCCGGATGTAA